The Primulina eburnea isolate SZY01 chromosome 6, ASM2296580v1, whole genome shotgun sequence genome contains a region encoding:
- the LOC140835200 gene encoding phosphatidate cytidylyltransferase 1 isoform X3, whose amino-acid sequence MQKDSGSGFPSTTSGSTSRRRRRGSNEVPPEVDKENGSHLLVNDNNKYKSMLIRTYSSVWMIGGFVFVIYMGHLYIWAMVVVIQIFMAKELFNLLRRAHEDRRLPGFRILNWYFFFTAMLYVYGRILSQRLVNTVTTDKVLYKIVSRFIKYHMVTCYFLYIAGFMWFILTLKKKMYKYQFSQYAWTHMILIVVFTQSAFTVANIFEGIFWFLLPASLIVINDIAAYFFGFFFGKTPLIKLSPKKTWEGFIGASVTTVISAFVLANLMGRFQWLTCPRKDLSTGWLHCDSGPLFTPEVFAITEWFPEWFPWREISIFPVQWHALCLGLFASIIAPFGGFFASGFKRAFKIKDFGDSIPGHGGITDRMDCQMQFISSSSVMMGWRVLNVL is encoded by the exons ATGCAAAAGGATTCTGGTTCTGGTTTTCCGTCAACAACTAGCGGGTCCACGTCAAGACGTCGGCGAAGAGGTTCAAATGAG GTCCCTCCGGAAGTTGATAAAGAAAATGGAAGCCATTTACTTGTTAATGATAATAACAAGTACAAGTCAATGTTAATCCGCACATACTCATCTGTCTGGATGATTGGAGGATTTGTCTTTGTAATTTACATGGGCCACCTTTATATCTGGGCTATGGTCGTGGTTATACAAATATTTATGGCAAAGGAGCTGTTCAATTTACTTAGAAGAGCACATGAAGACAGGCGCCTTCCTGGTTTCAGGATCTTAAATTG GTACTTCTTCTTCACTGCAATGCTATATGTTTATGGGCGGATTCTGAGTCAAAGGCTTGTGAATACTGTCACCACAGACAAAGTTTTGTATAAGATCGTCAGCAGATTTATCAAGTATCATATGGTCACCTGCTATTTTTTGTATATTGCTG GTTTTATGTGGTTCATTCTCACTCTAAAGAAGAAGATGTACAAGTATCAATTCAGCCAATATGCTTGGACACACATGATTTTGATTGTGGTTTTCACTCAGTCGGCTTTTACAGTGGCAAATATTTTCGAAGGAATTTTCTG GTTCCTTCTTCCGGCATCCCTTATTGTTATAAATGATATTGCTGCTTACTTTTTTGGGTTCTTCTTCGGGAAAACTCCTTTGATCAAGTTGTCACCAAAGAAAACATGGGAGGGCTTCATTGGGGCATCTGTTACCACCGTGATCTCTGCTTTTGTG CTTGCAAACTTAATGGGTCGCTTTCAATGGTTGACGTGCCCTAGAAAG GATTTATCAACTGGCTGGCTTCATTGTGATTCTGGTCCATTGTTTACACCTGAAGTTTTTGCTATAACGGAGTGGTTTCCTGAATGG TTTCCTTGGAGAGAGATTTCTATTTTTCCTGTACAGTGGCATGCACTTTGTCTCGGTCTTTTTGCATCAATTATAGCACCATTTGGTGGATTTTTTGCCAGTGGCTTTAAAAGGGCTTTCAAGATCAAG GATTTTGGTGATAGCATTCCTGGCCATGGTGGGATCACAGATAGGATGGATTGCCAG
- the LOC140835199 gene encoding pentatricopeptide repeat-containing protein At5g66631 gives MNFKRLYIINKFSKNFPSQACHFSGTTREVNKVDLYLERAKLIDSIRLCLRSYSPESSFVNLLSCPGVGSFVVANALCSAPSPDSALYLIEALRKVPHFTHTKHTLHALAKILAKSGQTAKLRALVDAMNSGKFVNVFPVSFMDRMRWYVAAANLDEVISVWEEWRATLDKHPCTESYNLVMKLFVDKGLDSDAVKLLCKMIEEGALPNCRTYTIIIEHLVKFEYLDSALEIFEMLPLMRVRRTLKQYSTLVKAFARTDQLETAKTLLHEMQADGILPGRAMLLSLQKMKEFGFLDDKEELLLELMPDERIKSIGYSVISHEDDIDDEDEGSGSVNQDDVAEFQLKPWLDPAALASALQQWGPEEVSALEDANFVWTNRLACKLIRKFNSPETAWLFFCWVAHQPGYVHDVYTISRMITKLARHGCVQLVDQLLFKIRKEDMILSFSTIRLVIDFYGFSRKGDAALNIFHNAETICGPLSQNSQLVLYSSLLRTLAKCEMNTEAMDILEEMIMHGIFPDLQTFSGLMHHYALQGDMKTVQRLFGLVRQSDLEPDAYMFKILICAYCKCGRAALALRAFEDMRNSGFMTDAASKEMLVKSLWKEGKLREAAAVEEVSEDIGDNIPLALPGHLYTVSAADLTRIHKIYSRCFTISEDKFETR, from the coding sequence atgaattttaagaGACTGtacattataaataaattttccaAGAATTTTCCCTCGCAAGCATGCCATTTTTCTGGAACTACTCGGGAAGTGAACAAGGTAGATTTGTACCTCGAAAGGGCCAAGCTCATCGATTCAATAAGGCTGTGTCTCCGTTCATATTCACCTGAAAGCTCTTTTGTGAACCTTTTAAGCTGTCCTGGAGTGGGTTCTTTTGTGGTAGCCAATGCTCTCTGTTCTGCTCCCTCGCCAGACTCTGCGCTGTATTTGATCGAGGCTCTTAGAAAAGTTCCACATTTCACCCATACGAAACACACCCTTCATGCATTGGCCAAGATTCTTGCTAAATCTGGCCAAACAGCTAAACTTCGGGCATTGGTTGATGCTATGAATTCAGGAAAGTTCGTTAATGTGTTTCCCGTTAGTTTCATGGATCGCATGAGATGGTATGTTGCCGCAGCTAATCTTGACGAGGTTATCAGTGTTTGGGAGGAGTGGAGAGCCACCTTAGATAAGCATCCTTGTACTGAGTCATATAATCTTGTGATGAAGCTTTTTGTTGACAAGGGTTTGGATTCAGATGCTGTGAAGCTGTTATGTAAAATGATAGAGGAAGGGGCACTTCCTAATTGCAGAACGTATACAATTATTATAGAGCACCTAGTTAAGTTTGAATATTTAGATTCAGCACTTGAGATTTTTGAGATGCTGCCGCTGATGAGAGTCAGGCGTACTTTAAAGCAGTATTCTACATTGGTGAAGGCTTTTGCTCGCACTGACCAGTTAGAAACTGCCAAGACTTTGCTCCACGAGATGCAAGCTGATGGTATATTGCCTGGCCGAGCAATGCTATTGTCTTTGCAGAAAATGAAGGAGTTTGGCTTTCTTGATGACAAGGAGgaattacttctggaattgatGCCAGATGAGAGGATTAAGAGTATAGGTTATTCAGTAATTAGCCATGAGGATGATATCGATGATGAGGATGAGGGTTCTGGTAGTGTTAATCAGGACGACGTTGCTGAATTTCAATTGAAACCATGGTTGGATCCAGCTGCTTTGGCAAGTGCCTTGCAGCAATGGGGCCCTGAAGAGGTGTCTGCGTTGGAAGATGCAAACTTTGTGTGGACCAATCGATTAGCCTGCAAGTTAATCAGAAAATTTAATTCACCTGAAACAGCATGGCTGTTCTTCTGTTGGGTTGCTCATCAGCCTGGATATGTTCATGATGTTTACACGATATCGAGGATGATTACAAAGTTGGCTCGCCATGGTTGTGTCCAGTTGGTTGATCAACTCTTGTTTAAGATAAGAAAGGAGGATATGATATTGTCGTTCAGCACAATTAGATTAGTTATTGATTTCTACGGGTTTTCCAGAAAGGGTGATGCTGCTTTAAACATTTTTCACAATGCCGAGACCATTTGTGGTCCTTTGTCACAAAACAGTCAACTGGTTCTTTATTCATCTCTTTTGAGGACATTGGCAAAGTGTGAGATGAACACTGAAGCCATGGATATACTCGAGGAGATGATTATGCATGGGATTTTCCCAGATTTACAGACCTTTTCTGGCTTGATGCATCATTATGCACTTCAAGGAGACATGAAGACAGTGCAACGACTTTTTGGGCTGGTACGACAGAGTGACTTGGAGCCTGATGCTTACATGTTCAAGATCCTCATATGTGCTTATTGTAAGTGTGGAAGAGCTGCTCTTGCTTTGAGGGCCTTTGAGGACATGAGGAATTCCGGATTTATGACTGATGCTGCCTCCAAAGAAATGCTTGTAAAGAGTTTATGGAAGGAAGGAAAGCTCAGAGAGGCAGCTGCAGTAGAAGAGGTTAGCGAGGATATTGGTGACAATATTCCACTAGCTTTACCGGGGCACTTGTATACTGTGAGCGCAGCTGATCTTACAAGAATACACAAAATATATTCTCGTTGTTTTACGATAAGTGAGGATAAATTTGAGACACGTTAA
- the LOC140835198 gene encoding small ribosomal subunit protein uS19-like, producing the protein MADVETEVVAGQPKKRTFKKFTFRGVDLDTLLDMSTDELVRLFNARARRRFQRGLKRKPMALIKKLRKAKREAPPGEKPALVRTHLRNMIIVPEMIGSVLGVYNGKTFNPVEIKPEMIGHYLAEFSISYKPVKHGRPGIGATHSSRFIPLK; encoded by the exons ATG GCTGACGTCGAGACAGAGGTGGTGGCCGGGCAGCCCAAGAAGAGGACGTTCAAGAAGTTTACCTTCAGAGGTGTAGATCTCGATACCCTCCTTGATATGTCGACTGACGAGCTCGTCAGGCTATTCAATGCTCGTGCCAGAAGAAG GTTCCAGAGGGGTCTGAAGAGGAAGCCAATGGCTTTGATCAAGAAGCTGCGGAAGGCT AAACGTGAGGCCCCACCAGGTGAGAAACCAGCTCTAGTTCGAACTCACCTGCGAAACATGATCATTGTTCCTGAGATGATTGGAAGTGTCCTTGGTGTCTACAATGGCAAAACCTTTAATCCAGTTGAAATCAAACCTGAAATGATAGGCCACTATCTTGCTGAGTTCTCGATCTCATACAAGCCGGTCAAGCACGGAAGACCTGGTATTGGTGCTACGCACTCTTCAAGGTTTATTCCTCTCAAGTAA